One genomic region from Anguilla rostrata isolate EN2019 chromosome 2, ASM1855537v3, whole genome shotgun sequence encodes:
- the LOC135247929 gene encoding dickkopf-related protein 3-like isoform X2, with protein sequence MSVTLRLLPLALLCLDLSVGPAEGRIWAWMLSIPYSPPEDVPPAARDTASPAAAARGSSVVCDHDRACGRGLSCDRHFGLCVPLKQAGQYCRRDAQCVRGLSCMFGKCHRSIPEGQEGARCKVDRDCEGSMCCARHHGEQVCKRRLARGESCFVPDGGLAFSINQICPCDEGLLCRSSAETPRRE encoded by the exons ATGTCCGTCACCCTGCGGCTCCTCCCTCTGGCGCTGCTGTGCCTGGATCTGTCCGTTGGCCCGGCGGAGGGACGCATTTGGGCGTGGATGCTCTCCATCCCCTACAGCCCCCCCGAGGACGTGCCCCCTGCCGCCCGGGACACAGCGtcacccgccgccgccgcccgggGATCGTCG GTGGTTTGTGACCATGACCGCGCTTGTGGAAGGGGGCTCTCCTGTGACCGCCACTTTGGGCTATGCGTGCCCCTCAAGCAGGCGGGACAATACTGCCGACGGGACGCCCAGTGTGTGCGCGGTCTCAGCTGCATGTTCGGAAAGTGTCACCGCAGTATTCCCGAAGGACAGGAAG GAGCCAGGTGCAAGGTTGACCGGGACTGCGAGGGCTCGATGTGCTGTGCTCGACACCACGGCGAACAAGTGTGCAAACGGCGGCTGGCGCGTGGAGAGAGCTGCTTCGTGCCCGACGGCGGCCTGGCATTCAGCATCAACCAGATCTGCCCTTGCGACGAGGGGCTCCTGTGCCGCAGCAGCGCCGAGACGCCCCGCAGAGAGTGA
- the LOC135247929 gene encoding dickkopf-related protein 3-like isoform X1: MSVTLRLLPLALLCLDLSVGPAEGRIWAWMLSIPYSPPEDVPPAARDTASPAAAARGSSVVCDHDRACGRGLSCDRHFGLCVPLKQAGQYCRRDAQCVRGLSCMFGKCHRSIPEGQEGARCKVDRDCEGSMCCARHHGEQVCKRRLARGESCFVPDGGLAFSINQICPCDEGLLCRSSAETPRREKEFVYRHDATSWTCQTQRP; encoded by the exons ATGTCCGTCACCCTGCGGCTCCTCCCTCTGGCGCTGCTGTGCCTGGATCTGTCCGTTGGCCCGGCGGAGGGACGCATTTGGGCGTGGATGCTCTCCATCCCCTACAGCCCCCCCGAGGACGTGCCCCCTGCCGCCCGGGACACAGCGtcacccgccgccgccgcccgggGATCGTCG GTGGTTTGTGACCATGACCGCGCTTGTGGAAGGGGGCTCTCCTGTGACCGCCACTTTGGGCTATGCGTGCCCCTCAAGCAGGCGGGACAATACTGCCGACGGGACGCCCAGTGTGTGCGCGGTCTCAGCTGCATGTTCGGAAAGTGTCACCGCAGTATTCCCGAAGGACAGGAAG GAGCCAGGTGCAAGGTTGACCGGGACTGCGAGGGCTCGATGTGCTGTGCTCGACACCACGGCGAACAAGTGTGCAAACGGCGGCTGGCGCGTGGAGAGAGCTGCTTCGTGCCCGACGGCGGCCTGGCATTCAGCATCAACCAGATCTGCCCTTGCGACGAGGGGCTCCTGTGCCGCAGCAGCGCCGAGACGCCCCGCAGAGA GAAGGAGTTCGTATACCGCCATGACGCGACGAGTTGGACGTGCCAAACACAACGGCCCTGA